One window from the genome of Saccharomyces mikatae IFO 1815 strain IFO1815 genome assembly, chromosome: 4 encodes:
- the SMKI04G2830 gene encoding uncharacterized protein (similar to Saccharomyces cerevisiae YDR061W; ancestral locus Anc_8.176) yields the protein MSGNTFVVRIANALFKSSLANHSPSVYPKRIKHFEILPNEKWVIWGPGKGKFLSVLSNKYICEPPLSLRFGFLKQSSNILPRVEQVAFKGVMPTAHLSARYEYFKDDYDQTCKQFIFDKASGSNAVSYKVETNDRKINMELYNVLIENLRLTSLQDRWVMGLSNGQMRRARLARSILKEPDLLLIDDPFLGLDPGATATISKFLAGYDNRKVNGGCPIVIGLRFQDTIPAWCTHICCVDEQKGILFEGPIEKLHNKIDEIRLRSMKELEQFKERKSSKGDFPIENLICMHPMFGKKDHEIIKMPHVLELDGLSVSYKGEAILENLHWKIQPGSTWHIRGDNGSGKSTLLSLLTAEHPQSWNSKVIQNGVPRRTGKTNYFEINSKISMSSPELHAIFLKNAGGKLSIRESVATGYRDTSSNNFLPIWNSLDKNAKIIVDMYLSYFGLDKNADTVLFQQLTVSDQKLVLFIRCLIKMPQILILDEAFSGMEVGPMMRCHELLEEWPGTVLVVAHVAEETPKCDHYLRLISPREYEIGDINEN from the coding sequence ATGAGTGGAAATACTTTCGTCGTACGAATAGCAAATGCCCTTTTTAAGTCATCGCTAGCTAATCACAGCCCATCAGTTTACCCAAAGCGCATTAAACACTTTGAGATTCTGCCCAACGAGAAATGGGTCATATGGGGACCTGGGAAGGGCAAGTTTCTTAGTGTACTGAGCAACAAATACATCTGTGAGCCTCCATTATCTTTGAGGTTTGGATTTTTAAAACAAAGCTCTAACATCTTGCCTAGAGTAGAGCAAGTTGCTTTTAAAGGCGTTATGCCAACTGCTCATTTAAGTGCCCGATACGAATATTTTAAAGACGATTATGACCAAACATGCAAACAGTTTATATTTGACAAGGCGAGCGGGTCAAATGCTGTTTCATATAAAGTTGAGACGAACGATCGTAAAATAAACATGGAACTATATAATGTTCTAATTGAAAACTTAAGATTGACCAGCTTACAGGATAGGTGGGTAATGGGGTTAAGTAATGGACAAATGAGGAGAGCAAGACTAGCACGCAGTATACTCAAGGAACCGGATCTACTATTAATCGATGACCCATTTTTAGGGCTGGATCCAGGtgcaacagcaacaatttcaaaattccTAGCTGGATATGATAACAGGAAAGTGAATGGTGGATGCCCAATCGTCATTGGGTTGAGGTTTCAAGATACTATTCCGGCATGGTGTACCCATATATGTTGCGTCGATGAGCAAAAAGGCATATTGTTTGAAGGCCCGATCGAAAAACTTCATAATAAAATAGATGAAATCCGATTACGTTCAATGAAAGAACTAGAACAGTTCAAGGAAAGAAAGTCTTCCAAAGGGGATTTTCCTATTGAAAACTTGATCTGCATGCATCCTATGTTCGGCAAAAAAGACCAtgaaattatcaaaatgCCACATGTTTTAGAATTAGACGGACTGAGTGTCTCATACAAAGGCGAAGCTATCTTGGAAAACTTGCATTGGAAAATCCAACCCGGTTCGACGTGGCATATAAGAGGAGACAACGGGTCAGGTAAATCGACCTTACTATCTTTGCTTACAGCAGAGCATCCTCAATCGTGGAATTCGAAGGTGATTCAAAATGGCGTTCCACGGAGGACAGGTAAGACAAactattttgaaataaataGTAAAATAAGTATGTCATCACCTGAATTAcatgcaatttttttaaagaatgCTGGAGGAAAATTAAGCATTCGGGAAAGTGTTGCAACTGGCTACCGTGATACATCTTCTAATAATTTCTTACCAATATGGAATTCTTTAGACAAAAATGCCAAAATAATTGTGGACATGTATTTGAGCTATTTTGGTTTGGATAAAAATGCCGATACCGTTTTATTTCAACAATTGACCGTAAGTGATCAGAAACTTGTCCTTTTTATCAGGTGTTTGATCAAGATGCCGCAGATACTGATTCTTGATGAAGCATTTTCTGGTATGGAAGTGGGACCAATGATGCGTTGTCATGAACTTTTAGAAGAATGGCCTGGAACTGTTCTTGTAGTGGCACATGTTGCTGAAGAGACACCAAAATGTGATCATTACCTAAGACTCATATCCCCTAGAGAGTATGAAATTGGTGATATCAATGAAAATTAG
- the LCB2 gene encoding serine C-palmitoyltransferase LCB2 (similar to Saccharomyces cerevisiae LCB2 (YDR062W); ancestral locus Anc_8.177) encodes MSTPANYTRVPLCEPEELPADIQKENEYGTLDSPKHLYQVKSRHGEPLSEPVIDTPPYYISLLTYLNYLILIILGHVHDFLGMTFQKSKHLDLLERDGLAPWYSNFESFYVRRIKLRIDDCFSRPTTGVPGRFIRCIDRISHNINEYFTYSGAVYPCMNLSSYNYLGFAQSKGQCTDAALESVDKYSIQSGGPRTQIGTTDLHIKAEKLVARFIGKEDALVFSMGYGTNANLFNAFLDKKCLVISDELNHTSIRTGVRLSGAAVRTFKHGDMVGLEKLIREQIVLGQPKTNRPWKKILICAEGLFSMEGTLCNLPKLVELKKKYKCYLFIDEAHSIGAMGPTGRGVCEIFDVNPKDVDILMGTFTKSFGAAGGYIAADKWIIDRLRLDLTTVSYSESMPAPVLAQTISSLQTISGEICPGQGTERLQRIAFNSRYLRLALQRLGFIVYGVADSPVIPLLLYCPSKMPAFSRMMLQRRIAVVVVAYPATPLIESRVRFCMSSSLTKEDIDYLLRHVSEVGDKLNLKSNSGKSSYDGKRQRWDIEEVIRRTPEDCKNDKYFVN; translated from the coding sequence ATGAGTACTCCTGCAAATTATACGCGTGTTCCCTTGTGCGAACCAGAGGAGCTGCCAGCCGACATacaaaaagagaatgaaTATGGTACACTAGATTCTCCAAAGCACTTGTACCAAGTCAAATCACGTCATGGAGAACCATTATCAGAACCTGTCATTGACACTCCTCCTTACTATATTTCCTTATTGACGTATCTAAActatttgattttgatcATACTGGGCCATGTTCATGATTTTTTAGGTATGACTTTCCAAAAGAGTAAACATTTGGATCTTTTGGAACGTGATGGGTTAGCACCTTGGTATTCAAATTTCGAGAGTTTTTACGTTAGAAGAATTAAGTTGAGAATTGACGATTGTTTTTCTAGACCAACAACAGGTGTTCCTGGTAGATTTATTCGTTGTATCGATAGAATATCTCATAATATAAACGAGTATTTTACCTACTCGGGCGCAGTATACCCATGCATGAACTTATCATCATATAACTATTTAGGCTTTGCACAAAGTAAGGGTCAATGTACTGATGCTGCCCTAGAATCTGTCGATAAATATTCTATTCAATCGGGTGGACCAAGAACTCAAATTGGTACTACGGACCTGCACATTAAAGCAGAGAAATTGGTTGCCAGGTTTATCGGTAAGGAGGATGCTCTTGTTTTCTCAATGGGTTATGGAACGAACGCCAATTTGTTTAACGCTTTTCTGGATAAGAAATGCTTAGTCATATCTGATGAACTAAACCACACCTCCATTAGGACAGGTGTTAGACTATCAGGTGCTGCTGTGAGAACTTTCAAGCATGGTGATATGGTGGGATTAGAAAAGCTTATTAGAGAACAAATTGTCCTTGGCCAACCAAAAACAAATCGCCCATGGAAGAAGATTCTAATTTGTGCGGAAGGGTTGTTTTCCATGGAGGGTACGTTGTGCAATTTGCCAAAATTGgttgaattgaaaaagaaatataaatgTTACCTGTTCATCGATGAAGCTCATTCTATAGGTGCCATGGGTCCAACTGGCCGTGGTGTAtgtgaaatttttgatgttAATCCCAAGGACGTTGACATCCTAATGGGCACTTTTACTAAGTCCTTTGGTGCTGCTGGTGGTTACATTGCTGCTGATAAATGGATTATTGATAGATTGAGATTAGATTTGACCACTGTTAGTTATAGTGAATCGATGCCAGCCCCTGTTTTAGCTCAAACTATTTCCTCTTTGCAAACTATTAGTGGCGAAATATGTCCGGGACAGGGTACTGAAAGATTACAACGTATTGCCTTCAACTCCCGCTACCTACGTTTAGCTTTGCAAAGGTTGGGATTTATTGTCTACGGTGTTGCCGACTCGCCAGTCATCCCACTTTTGCTGTATTGTCCTTCTAAAATGCCTGCATTTTCGAGGATGATGTTACAAAGAAGGATTGccgttgttgttgttgcctATCCCGCTACTCCATTAATTGAATCGAGAGTGAGATTCTGTATGTCATCATCtttaacaaaagaagatattgatTATTTATTACGTCATGTTAGTGAGGTTGGTGATaaattgaatttgaaatcaaaTTCAGGGAAATCTAGTTACGATGGTAAACGTCAAAGGTGGGACATCGAAGAAGTCATTAGAAGAACACCTGAGGACTGTAAGAACGACAAGTATTTTGTCAATTAA
- the AIM7 gene encoding Aim7p (similar to Saccharomyces cerevisiae AIM7 (YDR063W); ancestral locus Anc_8.178), which yields MSNLYKIGTETKKKIKEFRTSTARTNSIKALSIKIEPKPSCEIIIDEDEQEELDEMEGVDELAEILPDNSPRFLLTAFPITTKDGFKQTPLVLIYWKPMTVVSQEWKMLYAGALEMIRNECGTFKLIEVSSGLEDDSDVEELKEQLENC from the coding sequence ATGTCTAACCTCTATAAAATTGGTActgaaacaaaaaaaaaaatcaaagagttCCGTACATCCACAGCAAGGACCAACTCCATAAAAGCTCTATCGATAAAGATCGAACCAAAACCGTCTTGTGAAAtaattattgatgaagacgaaCAAGAGGAACTAGATGAGATGGAAGGTGTAGATGAATTAGCCGAAATTCTACCTGACAATTCACCCCGATTTCTTCTCACTGCGTTTCCAATAACAACAAAAGATGGGTTCAAGCAGACTCCCTTGGTCTTAATTTATTGGAAGCCAATGACGGTCGTGTCACAAGAATGGAAGATGCTTTATGCGGGCGCATTAGAAATGATCAGAAACGAGTGTGGTACTTTCAAATTGATAGAGGTTTCTTCTGGTCTGGAAGATGACTCAGACGTTGAAGAGTTAAAAGAGCAATTAGAAAATTGTTAG
- the RPS13 gene encoding 40S ribosomal protein uS15 (similar to Saccharomyces cerevisiae RPS13 (YDR064W); ancestral locus Anc_8.179) → MGRMHSAGKGISSSAIPYSRNAPAWFKLSSESVIEQIVKYARKGLTPSQIGVLLRDAHGVTQARVITGNKIMRILKSNGLAPEIPEDLYYLIKKAVSVRKHLERNRKDKDAKFRLILIESRIHRLARYYRTVSVLPPNWKYESATASALVN, encoded by the exons ATGGGTCGTATGCACAGTGCC GGTAAAggtatttcttcttctgctaTTCCATACTCTAGAAACGCTCCAGCTTGGTTCAAGTTGTCCTCTGAATCTGTCATTGAACAAATCGTCAAGTATGCCAGAAAAGGTTTGACTCCATCTCAAATTGGTGTCTTGTTGAGAGATGCTCACGGTGTTACCCAAGCTCGTGTCATTACTGGTAACAAGATCATGAGAATCTTGAAGTCTAATGGTTTGGCTCCAGAAATCCCAGAAGATTTGTACTACTTGATTAAGAAGGCTGTCTCTGTCAGAAAGCATTTGGAAAGAAACAGAAAGGACAAGGATGCTAAGTTCAGATTAATTTTGATCGAATCTAGAATCCACAGATTGGCTAGATACTACAGAACTGTCTCTGTCTTGCCACCAAACTGGAAGTACGAATCTGCCACTGCCTCTGCTTTGGTTAACTAG
- the RRG1 gene encoding Rrg1p (similar to Saccharomyces cerevisiae RRG1 (YDR065W); ancestral locus Anc_8.180) → MAQNFGSIPSHKSYVLSLYRTVLRNIPKHCHSYAFQYEIKKNLSKQLTKHKHDKSSWSVYILLEKFNQLNDYLLENKLLEIKNLMKPLKKSTKQLKTTKILNSLTGLCEDNSQSPDEIRKLHILSRYIKQKQNSGLLPAYISKKYKLNLLLPLALNDHACENLFHIQQKLEKGPPSARLSYTKEGRNQIWFVRSPINKGKQQSKKLGILIRQERKNSQKNIDNLNFCEVNATWALHEAIWEEYLESKKIIKLNLPKYLEYTSYPSKSAKYNSIGLNKSIKEWIDPLRDIMFNLQSKSFQRVEYFNNYKEKLLKKDGQLAYFDKMSKKMYIKRLESFKRMSEEDLPYITPFIGERDLPSVLAKYGF, encoded by the coding sequence ATGGCTCAGAATTTCGGGAGCATTCCTTCACATAAATCTTATGTGTTGAGTCTGTATCGTACCGTGCTTAGAAACATTCCAAAACATTGTCACTCATATGCCTTTCAatatgaaataaaaaaaaatctatcaaaGCAATTGACTAAACACAAGCATGACAAATCAAGTTGGAGTGTCTATATCCTGCTTGAGAAATTCAACCAATTGAACGACtatcttttggaaaataaattacttgaaatcaaaaaccTGATGAAACCACTAAAGAAGTCGACAAAACAActaaaaacaacaaaaattcTCAACTCTTTGACTGGTCTATGTGAGGACAACAGTCAAAGTCCGGATGAAATCAGGAAACTTCATATACTAAGTAGGTATATCAAACAGAAGCAAAATTCAGGTCTTTTACCGGCCtatatatcaaagaaatataagCTCAATCTCCTACTACCATTAGCATTGAATGATCACGCATGCGAGAATTTGTTTCACATCCAACAAAAATTGGAGAAAGGTCCTCCTTCTGCTAGGCTATCATATacaaaagaaggaagaaacCAAATATGGTTTGTTCGGTCACCGATTAATAAAGGGAAACAGCAATCAAAAAAGCTGGGAATATTAATACGacaagagagaaaaaattctcagaaaaatattgacAATCTAAATTTCTGTGAAGTCAATGCCACTTGGGCACTACATGAAGCTATTTGGGAAGAATATTTGGAGTCTAAAAAGATTATTAAATTAAACTTGCCGAAGTACTTGGAGTACACTTCATATCCTTCAAAATCGGCTAAATACAATTCTATTGGTCTGAATAAATCAATTAAGGAATGGATAGATCCATTGAGAGACATTATGTTTAACTTGCAGTctaaaagttttcaaagagTGGAGTACTTTAACAATTATAAGGAAAAGCTTCTTAAAAAAGATGGTCAACTAGcatattttgataaaatgtcaaaaaaaatgtatatCAAACGGTTGGAATCTTTTAAGAGGATGAGCGAAGAAGATTTACCGTATATTACGCCCTTCATAGGCGAGAGAGACCTGCCAAGTGTTTTGGCCAAGTACGG